A genomic stretch from Microcebus murinus isolate Inina chromosome 19, M.murinus_Inina_mat1.0, whole genome shotgun sequence includes:
- the LOC142862383 gene encoding olfactory receptor 1f45-like, whose product MRGTNQSSVSEFVLLGLSRQPQQQQLLFVLFLSMYLATVLGNLLLILAVSTDSRLHTPMYFFLGNLSFVDVCFSSTTTPKMLANHVLGIQTISFSGCFTQLYFLSVLAGMDNFLLAVMAYDRFVAVCHPLHYMTKMTHQLCVLLVAGSWVVANLSALLHLLPLARLSFCADNTIPNFFCDVTPLLKLSCSDTHLNEMMILIAAGPIMIAPFICILVSYVFIACAVLRVPLTKGIWKAFSTCGSHLAVVFLFYGTIIALYLNPSSSHSAEKDTTATVFYTVVTPMLNPFIYSLRNRDLKRALGKVIGRKTCS is encoded by the coding sequence ATGAGAGGCACAAACCAGTCGAGTGTCTCCGAGTTTGTCCTCCTGGGACTCTCCaggcagccccagcagcagcagctcctctTCGTGCTCTTCCTGAGCATGTACCTGGCCACGGTCCTGGGAAACCTGCTGCTCATCCTGGCGGTCAGCACCGACTCCCGCctgcacacccccatgtacttcttcctcggCAACCTGTCCTTCGTGGACGTCTGcttctcctccaccaccacccccaagaTGCTAGCCAATCATGTGCTTGGGATCCAGACCATCTCCTTCTCTGGTTGCTTCACACAGTTATATTTTCTCAGTGTGCTTGCAGGCATGGACAATTTCCTCCTGGCtgtgatggcctatgaccgctttGTGGCCGTGTGCCACCCCTTACATTACATGACAAAGATGACCCATCAGCTCTGTGTCCTGCTGGTCGCTGGGTCATGGGTCGTTGCCAACCTGAGTGCTCTGTTGCACCTCCTGCCTCTGGCTCGACTCTCATTCTGTGCAGACAACACCATCCCCAACTTCTTCTGTGATGTGACTCCTCTCCTGAAACTCTCTTGCTCGGACACGCACCTCAATGAGATGATGATTCTTATTGCAGCAGGGCCTATAATGATTGCGCCATTTATTTGCATCCTGGTGTCATATGTCTTTATTGCTTGTGCTGTCCTGAGAGTACCATTAACAAAGGGAATATGgaaagccttctccacctgtggCTCCCACCTGGCTGTCGTGTTCCTCTTCTATGGCACCATCATTGCTTTGTATTTAAACCCCTCGTCCTCTCACTCAGCTGAGAAAGACACTACAGCTACAGTGTTCTATACAGTGGTGACGCCCATGCTAAACCCTTtcatctacagcctgaggaacagGGATTTGAAAAGGGCCCTGGGAAAGGTGATTGGCAGGAAGACATGCTCTTAG